gcactctctcgctataatgtaagctggatgtcgtaatgaagttatttttagaattctaacacagcgattgcattaagaactaatggatctataatttcctatacaacatgtatttttttagtaacgtttatgaatagttatttggtcagaataggtgagtgtcataaaaatatccggacattctggggaaaaagatgctacgttagcacaatgtataaccactgatttcaactctaaatatgcaaattttcgaacgaaacataagtgtatgtataacctgatgttataggactgtcatctgatgaagcttatcaaggttagtcaaaaattatatatcttttgctggtttgttacgatcgctaacttttgctgctggtaaatggcttgtgtttctggttattgtggtaagctaatataatgctatattgtgttttcgctgtaaaacacttaagaaatcggaaatattggctggattcacaagatgcttgtctttcatttgctttacaccatgtatttttcagaaatgttttatgatgagtatttaggtatttcacgttggtgtctgtaattactctggctgcttcggtgctatttgtgacggtagctgtgatggtagctgcaatgtaaaactgatttatacctcaaatatgcacatttttcgaacaaaacatagatttattgtataacatgttataagactgtcatctgatgaagttgtttcttggttagtttggttggttcttggttagttaggttggctttgtgcatgctacctgtgctgtgaaaaatgtctgtccttttttgtatttggtggtgagctaacataaatatacgtggtgttttcgctgtaaaacattttaaaaatcggacatgttggctggattcacaagatgtttatctttcatttgctgtattggacttgttaatgtgtgaaagttaaatatttctaaaaaatatcttttgaattttgcgccctgcacttgaagtggctgttgtcatattgtgcccggcttcgggcttgcagcccaaagaagttaaaagttaatttgtggaatttctttccttcttaatctgtttgagccaatcagttgtgttgtgacaaggtaggggtggtatacagaagacagctctaattggtaaaataccaagtccatattatggcaagaacagctcaaataagcaaagagaaatggtagtccatcattactttaaggtcagtcaatacggaacatttcaagaactttgaaagtttcttcaagtgcaatcccaaaaaccatcaagcattaTGATGAAATTGAccctcatgaggaccaccacaggaaaggaagacccagagttacctctgccgcagaggataaattcagtaGACtttccagcctcagaaattgcagcccaaataaatgcttcacacatctcaacatcaactgttcagaggagaatgcatgaatcaggccttcgtggtcaaattgctgcaaagaaaccactattaaaaggacaccaataataagaagagacttgcttgggccaagaaacagaagcaatggaaatctgtcctttggtccgatgagtccaaatgtgtgatttttggttccaactgccatgtctttgtgagatgcagagtaggtgaaaggatgatctccgcatgtgtggttcccaccgtgaagcacagagaaggaggtgtgggggtgctttgctggtgacactgtctgtgatttatttagatttcaaggcacacttaaccagcatggctacaacaagccatttgtttttcaataatgacccaacacacctccagactgtgtaagggctatttgaccaagaaggagagtgatggagtgctgcttcagatgacctggcctctacaatcacccaacctcaacccaattgaatgaaaagcagccaacaagtgctaagcatatgtgggaactccttcaagactgttggaaaagcattccaggtgaagttggttgagagaatgccaagagtgtgtaaagctttcatcaagccaaagggtggctatttgaagaaactcaaatataaatatattttgatttgtttaacgcttttGGTTACTTCCtaattccaaatgtgttatttcatagttttgatgtcttcactattattctacaatgtagaaaatagtaaaaataaagaaaaacccttgaatggtgtgtccaaacttttgactggtactgtatgtataaatAATGTGGCGGTGCGCCCCTGCTAAATGCATTTAGGGGAAACGCTGCCCTTTTCTatgtgaagaggaggagaaatTAGGACTGCAGACAGATTAGTCAGCTTTTACGTGACATCATAATGCATAACTTTTAATGGGTGATTACTGAACCGTTTCAGATAGTGACAGGTTTGGTGGGAGGTTTGTCAGGCTCAAGGTGGaagttgatctaggatcagatttctCTTCCCCCTAATCCTTACATCAACCTTTTGACATATGGACAGATATTTGTGACCTACTTCTGAGTGTGCCATTTTGTGTCCGTGTCAGGTGTCCAAAAAGCCCAAATGTCTGAGTCACATAGAGGCGGCGGCTGTTCCTTACGTGGCTGCCACAGCCTGGTCTGCCCTAGTCAACACAGGAGGCCTCAACAAGGACAACTGTGCCAAGAAACGGCAAGTACACCCATGCacactttctcacacacacacacacacacacacacacacacacacacacacacacacacacacacacacacacacacacacacacacacacacgtttcctGCCACTGAGTTCAAGTTGTCTCTTTCCGCTTCTAACCTATGCTGTTGTCCATATTCATCTAAAATACTTCTCGTGTCTTTGATCTAGTTCAATATTCAACTTGGTTATTTCATAAAAATCCTGTCTCTATGAGGCCTGTGGGTAATGAGCATGTGGAGGGAATTGTACTGTGGGCGAGATTGGTTCTTTGGTAACGGGCTTCATCAGTGGTTGGAATGGCACTGGACTCTGAAGCACCTGGCTCACATGCAACATATAAAACAATTGGACACATTTTTGTGTATAACTTTGataaacactgagtgtacaaaacattaggaacacctgctctttccatgacagactggccaggtgaatccaggggaaAGATATAATCCTTTATTGATTTCAGTTGTTAAATCGACTTTAATctgtatagatgaaggggaggagacaggttaaagaatgatttttaagccttgagacaattgagacatggattgtgtatgtgtgacattcagagggtgaatgggcaagacaaaatatttaatgcctttgaacagggtttggTAAGGCTGCCTggtgcactggtttgagtgtgtcaagaactgtaaagTTGCTATGTTTTTCACGTTTCCCGTGTgaatcaaaaatggtccaccacccaaaggacatccagtcaacttgacgaaactgtgggacgcattggagtcaacatgggccagcatccctgtggaacactttcgacaccttgtagagtccatgcctctgAGGGCgaaaggggatgcaactcaatattaggaaagtgttcctaatgttttgtacactcagtttaatgtgtgtgtgttttgtacacACGTGAAATGTACATCAAAGTCAAACACAAAAAACCTGGATTAGTGAAGGACATACTTTTGTCTCCATTATGACTCTGTGTTTACTTCTCTGTGTTTTAATCCGGTGTTTTCCGTCCTCATGCAGCATTCTGATCCTGGGCGGTTCAGGAGGAGTCGGAACATTTTCCATACAGGTGATGATGCTGCTGATGATAACCATGATGCTCTCATTCTGTAGATTCATGACTTCATCTTCAATGTGACTCTCAGTTTACTTTCAATCTTAGGTATTCAAACCACATCGCAGTGACGATAGCTGCAtggtttaaatacaaaacaatggTGGAAAAGAAAGATCCTTGATAATAAACAAACAATTATATTATCTAAGTTCTGTTCCATGGACAGCTGTTTATAATTATGTCAGTGATGTTATACACTCGTCTTGGATCGGGTGTCCTAGTGTGCCACTTCAGCCTTTTGCTGTGACCTCAATCTGCACATGTATCTTACATGAGAGATTCAGTGCTGGTTCTTCTGATCTCTCCTGTTATAAGAGATGATATGTGTACCGGCTGCACCCTCGCTCACTTCTATTACACAAGTCTTACTGATATTATCAACATCATTCCAGGTACCCGCAAAGAGTGTGATGATGATGTAGATCCCGTTTTCTCGTCTCAGATGCTCAAGGCCTGGGGAGCCCATGTGACAGTAACCTGCTCCCAGAATGCCGAGCGGCTGGTGAGGGGTCTAGGGGTGGATCACGTGGTGGACTACACAGCTGGGCCTGTTGAGGTGCCCCTGAGGGCGCTGGAAAAGTGAGCTCGCCCACGAACACACTCACCTTTTCCCTTGTCACACAGaagcacatgcagacacacagaaGCACATGCAGACACACTTTAAAACCTCCATGGTGGCATTTATCTGAATAGGATGAGGAGTGTTCCCCATTGGTCAGTTTGCTGTAATCAAGGCTTGGGCACATCTCTCTCATAGCCACAGTCAACTCTCATTAGTTTGTGGGAAAATGACTCTCCATGTAACGAAatgaactctctctctgtctctctccatctctctctacctctcccccctgtcCTAGGTTTGATCTGGTTCTGGATAATGTGGGCGGGGACACAGAGAGCTGGGCGCTGGGCCTGCTGAAGCCGTGGTGCGGCGCCAAGTATGTAACACTGGTAACGCCCTTCCTCTGTAACACTGACCGGCTAGGTATCGCTGATGGAATGCTCCAGACCGGGGTCACCGTGGCATCCAAGGCCCTCAAGGTAACTGTGGCagaatttctgtatttaattttctgtgtcctttatttatacaggtgaTCACAGAACCATCaaacctgtcaaaagtttggacacacctactcatttaaaggATTTTAtaaatttttactattttatacattgtagtataatattgaatacatcaacactatgaaataacacatggaatcatgtagtaaccaaaaaagtcaaAACaaatctttatttttatttttattatagaTGCTTCAAGGTAGCCACTCTTTGCactgataacagctttgcacactcttagcattctctcaaccagcttcacctggaatgcttttccaacagtcttgaaggagttcccacatatgctgagcactttttggctgcttttccttcactctgcagtccaactcatcccaaaccatctcaattgggttgtggaggccagatcatctgatgcagcactccatcactctctatcttggtcaaatagtccttacacagcctggaggtgtgttttgggtcattgtccttttgaaaaacaaatgatagtcccactaagcgcaagcagatgggatggcatatcacagCAGAATgttatggtagccatgctggttaagtgtgccttgtctgataaataaatcactgacagtgtcaccagcaaaggaccatcacacctcctcctccgtgcttcacggtgggaaccacacatgcggagatcattcgttcacctactctgcatctcacaaagacatggcagttggaaccaaaaatcacacatttggactcatcggaccaaaggacagatttccattgcttgtgtttcttggcccaagcaagtctcttcttattattggtgtccttttaatagtggtttctttgcagcaatttgaccacgaaggcctgattcatgcattctcatctgaacagttgatgttgagatgtgtgaagcatttatttgggctacagtttctgaggctggtaactctactgaacttatcctctgcagcagaggtaactctgggttttcctttcctgtggtggtcttcatgagggccagtttcatgatagcgcttgatggtttttgcgactgcacttgaagaaactttcaaaggtcttgaaatgttccgtattgactgaccttcatgtcttaaagtaatgatgaactgtcatttgtctttgcttatttgagctgttcttgctataatatggacttggtcttttaccaaacagggctatcttctctataccaccattaccatgtcacaacacaactgatcagCTCAaaaacattaagaaggaaagaaattccacaaattaacttttaacaaggcacacctgttaattgaaatgcattccagatgactacctcatggagctggttgagagaatgccaagagtgcaaagctgtcatcaaggcaaagggtggctactttgatgaatctcaaatataaaatatattttgattagtttgttatcacttttttggttactgcatgattccatatgtgttatttcatagttgtgatgtgtTCAccgttattctacaatgtagaaaatagtacaaattcagaaaaacccttgaatgagtgtgtccaaacttttgactggtactgtataagacCTCTGCCTTGAACATGTGCTGTAAAGCACTTACAAGACATCTGCAGTGTCCCCTTATAAAGCAAAAACCCATCTCACTCCCCTTGCTTGTCAGCTCACCCCGACAGAGTGACACTGGCATCCTGTTGGCATTTTGTGGTGTACAGACCGCAATATGTGCAATGCATTTGAGGCTTTGTGCGTGCCAAGTGTCTTCTTCTTACTCCCACTCACCACACAATACCCATAGAACTACAGATAACTGTATGTTTAAGTGAATCTTATCAGGGAGAACCAGAACTGTGATGTGCGGATTGCATTCATTGAATACAGCACTGctgaaatactgtagaacttcTAGGCTGAAGTAGGACTTGGAACACATTGTACTCCAGTGCCATAAGGTTCTCACTTTATCAGTACTGTAATAGTATCTAgtaacataaatggaaaaacattGACTCTGGGAAATAGAAACTGAAGACAAGGTGGGTGTGTGAAGACATGGTTTGGGGGAACCCCATGGAAACATGCACTGTTATTCTCCCCCACTATAGGTAGAGTGGAACGGTGGATTTGTACCATGGGGTTTGTCCCGGGACAGTGTTGACAGTAGAACGTGTCAGACCTTGGCTAGAATATAGAAGATATGGGGGAAGTTAAATCAACACACTTTATCAACACCCCATACTGTCTATCACTTTTTGAACACCCACtggtctccccctctttctcccctctatcccttaatgtctctctctgctctctaaaACATATGATCTCTCATTTCCAAGACATAGATTTGGTTCATGTTTAAATGTTTACCTTTGTTTAAATGTTTACCGTTTGGTGGTTAGATACTTTGGAGGTGTATTTTGTTTGTCTATTACTAACACAGACAGTGTATGTTCACCTGGTTTGTTAGGTGTCAAAATTAGTTCCAAAGGAACCGAGGTTATCttattcacacacacgcacacacacacgcacacgcacacacacgcacacacacacacacacacacacacacacacacacacacacacacacacacacacacacacacacacacacacacacacacacacacacacacacacacacacacacacacacacacacacagtggctctCCTAAACATCTCTTTCTTCATCCAACCATTGCAACTCTGTTAACTGTGGTTTGTATGTGGCAATGGAGCAGAAGATTGGTCACCGGTAGAATAAAGCACTGAATGCAAAAACTCAAAAGTGGAAAGTAATGAATGACGGATGTAGTCTGTGGGTTAAGACAGGAAATAacccaacctctcagttccaacATTTCTTTCTCCGCAAACTCTTAGTGCTCATAGTGCAATCAGAACTAAAGTGCAGACAACCGGTTTGCCAGTCGAAGTTGTCCTCATTTAAAAATCCTATAATCACCTTCTCCTGGACCACGCCCCCCTTGAGACACCACCCACAAACCCTAGCACTCAGCCATCTCCTTTTTCCATTTGGAATGTGGCCAGGAATCCCATCTCGATGCTGGAAAAAATAATGGATAGGGAATGCCTTCATGATAGAAGGGCGCTCCACGCCCTGTCGCCTGACATACTTTGACAATTAGACAGTCCTCTTTGGGTTAAAATGTCACCTCATTAAAACAGGTGCTTTGTGTGTATGGTGTCTGGGATAGAAGGCAGTTGATACAGCCAGGGATGCCGTTGTCTGTGTGGGTTGGTGTCTTGCCTTTTGTGTGCCAACACTGCCTCACAATGGTATAGTGAGTGATCGACAGCAGAATAATAAAACCAATGCATTTGTAATGAAAAGCATTATAAACCACGGATATACCACATGCAACGAAGGCAAATGTAACCAGAGATTCAGACAAAGGTGCTCATCTACATATGCATGTTTCTATTTTACAGGCCACTAGTTAGGAGTGATTTATAAACTGGTAATAATCTCAACCTAATTATGGACTGATACATTTGTATGTGAagtttgtagtttgtttaagtttATATATAGTACATCTGAGACATATCTTTACTTAAGCATCTGCATTTAAGTCTGTATGGGTGGACAACACCAACATCAATGTCTTTGTTTTATTTGAGTGTACAAAACCTTGTTCATCTCCCTTTTTATCCTTTGTCGCTCCTAGCATTTATCCAAAGGAGTGCACTATCGCTGGGGGATGTTTGCACCCAACGGACTTGCCCTGGATGACATCAGCGAGATGGTGGATGCAGGAAAGGTACTGTTCAGTCTTAGCGTTCACTTTCTCAGTTGAGCCACCAGCTGTTTACCCGTTTATAAGAGTAATCAAGCTGAATAACAGGTGCTGAAAGCATCCTGACTGAATGGTTATTGGTAGGATAATAAACTATGCAACCATCCAAGAAATGTTGAATACTTACAAGGACTAACAGAGAATGTGACGGTTCATGGTCTTTGGATTTGATGAAAACCTCTGTTCCACTTGACTTGTAACCTGACTTTTGTAATCTGAATCAAACTAAGAGAAATTGAAATGTTGAAGGAATTAACAGAATTGAACCACGTTCTTTATATGGCAGTTTTGGCCTTTGGCAAAACACTTACTGCCAAATACGATCTCTCACAACAACAAGCAAGTTGATTTGTAAGAATGCTAATGAATAAACACAATTTGAAGTCAAATGATACAATTTCACTGTAGAATGTACATGATGTACATTATTTATAGTCCATGAAATCAAAGTCCAGTAGGCTGACTTAGCTGCCAGAAACATATAGTTTGATGACGACGCCCTTCTGTGGCTGAAGCCTCAGTGTTTCCAGGGAGTTGGGGCACAGGCAGTCCAAACTCGAGCTGGTCACAAACTAGGAAGTGAACACAGCCCCAGGAGCGTAGGAAGGCCAGGATGGGGGTGATGGCAGGGCTTGGTaaaaggtggaggaggagaaggggatggAGGAAGTGTTGGAAGTTGAAGCTGCCAAAAAGGAGGGTTTCCTCTCTAGACTGGGATTTAGCTTTTGATTTTCCCCCTGTCCATTTGTTCTGGTCTGATAATGTGCCCTGCCCTCTACAAACATGCTCTGTTAAGGGCTGAGTTCTTTGCTGTATTTGACAACAGGTGTTTCAGGTAGTGTCATATCCAGAAACATGAGTAGCCTCTGCAGCCCCTGGGATGCTTCACCACTGCCCACAATCAGACTCTGCAAAATGTCTCCCTGGAGTGTTTGCATGTGTCTCCATGGCAAGGGCCACTTCCTGTCCGGACAGGAAGTGATTTGTGTGTGGCTGCAGTGACCTCGCATCTAAATCCACCAATGAGATGTTGGGAGCCCATCAGGGCAGGTAGAGACTCCTGTCTTTCTCATCATCACTTTCCTGTCATCGTCCTCTGAACTGAACTTCTAGAACACAACTCTCCCGAATCTGACCCCCCTACCCCAAGGGACTTCAGGTAGGGCATACtgatttttaaaacatttatttaacctttgtttagctagtcagtgaagaacaaattcttatttacaatgacggcctaccccggccaaacctggacgacgctgggccaattgtgcgccacccaatgggactcccaatcacgaccggatgtgatgcagcctggattcgaaccagggattgcagtgatgcctcttgcacggagatgcagtgcctttgaccactgcgccactcgggagccccctgGTCTGGCGATCTCTATGCCCATGAAGGAGGCTGGCTGCAGGGCGGAAGAACAGTGTCCTCTGCCACCAAAGAAGATGTGGCGGAACTGGCCGAGGGCAACGTAGCCAGAAGAGCAGCAACAGGCTGGAATGCACCTTCCTCCACCTTCCTCCACCCTGGTCCCCCAGTCACAAGCCTTAGTCCCTCCTTGGACATGGGCTGCTATTTGGATTCTTCTGGTTTGGGCTTCAGCATCAACAGTGGGTCTCAGAACCACCCAGACTGATAAAGAGCCTGCGCTGGCCGCCATGCTGCTGTAACCGGGATCGCTATTCCCATACGAAGGCATTCTGAATGACGGATAGGTGAAGGCTGTTGACTTGGTGAGGAGTGCAGCTATGTGCAACTCCGAATGTAGCAGTTTTCTCTGAGGGAAGGAAATTCATCTGTAAAACTTGCCCCGCTTCAGAACACTTATTTGTGTTATCGCACAGTGCCATATCATAGCCTGGCTCTATACTATTGTATTTAAaaaagaatttttttttttaattgaccctatatttcactaggcaagtcggttaagaacaaattcttattttcaacgacggcctacaccggccaaacccagatgacactgggccaattctgcgcctccctatgggactcccaatcatggccagggATCgagccagggtctgtagtgacgactCTAGCACTGgaatgcagtgccttaaactgcTGCGCTATTCGGGAGCCCTCGTAGCATCAGTTTTACTGCACTTTTAGGCTTTAAAGTATATCAGCTATACAATGAAAGTGGGACCAGTACTCCAGGTCAAGGCATAGCATCATATTGTAGGTCTATTTCATGTGTCGCAAGAAAGCATGTGTGAATACCTTTCAAAGGTTgttgtgatatagtgtt
This Salvelinus fontinalis isolate EN_2023a chromosome 16, ASM2944872v1, whole genome shotgun sequence DNA region includes the following protein-coding sequences:
- the rtn4ip1 gene encoding reticulon-4-interacting protein 1 homolog, mitochondrial isoform X2, whose product is MLHLRQLACSWWSCLLHSRAPCVKTLVHGDQRRLFNTSNSRMTIMPAWVIDRYGSNDVLRFTKNASFPIINYPNEVVVQVHAAGLNPIDVSMRGGYGAATMAMKRDPLNIKQSGSEFPLILGRDMSGVIMECGLDVTPAYFKEGDEVSKKPKCLSHIEAAAVPYVAATAWSALVNTGGLNKDNCAKKRILILGGSGGVGTFSIQMLKAWGAHVTVTCSQNAERLVRGLGVDHVVDYTAGPVEVPLRALEKFDLVLDNVGGDTESWALGLLKPWCGAKYVTLVTPFLCNTDRLGIADGMLQTGVTVASKALKHLSKGVHYRWGMFAPNGLALDDISEMVDAGKIRAVVEEEFTFSQVPQAMLKVEKGHARGKTVVKISSGEDSSE